In Danio aesculapii chromosome 8, fDanAes4.1, whole genome shotgun sequence, the genomic stretch GTAAAATTTAAATCagttgaaataaagaaaaaaagaaatatatattatttcaccTTTACTTTTATGCTTCAGGCCAATGTTTTTACATAACCAACCAATGGTGGCGTGTAACAAGGCATGACAAATCTTTTCATGAGTGTCCtgcaaatttatccacaacctattcatattatatataattaaattatttcatttagcaactccacgcACTGACTATTTCTTCCCCACTGTTTAGCCATGACTGTTACTCCGAGTCAAATTAAGCTGTTACAAATAATAGTACAACATTGAGCGTCAAATGTGAAAGCCTCTACACATGCCTGTGTGTTCGAGTCAGCTGCAGAGCCATGCCAAAGTATAAAATCAGTCTTAAAAAGAAAGGTATAAGACAATGCAAAACAGCATACAATTAATGACGACTACAGAAAGCAAACGCTAAGTTCTGGGCATTTTAGGAAACTTAGAAATCGCAGCCTGATGcactttttaagacctaaaaaGGAAGACGTGTCTAGTAAATAAAAGTTATAGTcgaaattattcgccctcctgtgaatttgtttttctttttcgaatatttcccatatgatgtttagccaaggaaattttcacagtatttcctataatattttttcttctggagaaatttttatttgctttatttcggctagaataaaagcagtttttaatatttttaaaaccattttaaggtcaatattattagcccccttaagcaatattttccccaattgtctacagaacaaaccactgttatacaatgacttacctaattatcctaacttgcctaatagcctttaaatgtcactttaagctgtatagaagtgtcctgaaaaatatctagtcaaatattatttactgtcatcatggcaaagataaaataaatcagttattagaaatgagttattaaaactattatgattagaaatgtgttgaaaaaatgtacaGGGGGGGGTTTGAGGCAAATtttcaggagggcttataattcaactgtatatggtcaCCCTACGCTTGTCGCTAATCAGCCTGGTATTCCTTTCTGCTTCGTTTTCTCCTCATTCTTTCTCCATTTTTGGCTCCTTTCAACCCCTTCGACACCATCAACTCATCACTGGACGACAGGAACATTCTTATAGACGTACTGGAGAAGTGTTGGACACCCGTTGTAGCCCTTGTCAAGCACAACTCAGTCCGCATTGAAGGTGGTCTTTTACTTGCAGACGTCGACATCGTGTGAAAGTACGGTCTAGTAAGGCTGAAGAACCCATGGAAACAGATGTGGGCTTCGAGTCCCTGCCAGAAAAGCCAAACTCAAACAGCCCTCAATCCTGCCAGCAGGAAACAGCCGCCAGTCCTGTGACTGAGAGGAAGACAACAAGAGAGGCTTTTTGCAGCCCTCGTAGGCGTCAGTCTGTGTACTCTGCTACGATTGACAGAAGAACGGTGATGTCATCTGGCTTTCCTCCTATACAAAGAAAACAGGGAATGCTGTCAGTGCCAAATATTTATGGATACCATTAGATACAAGTCATTTAGGAGTGTAAAATTGCTTCAGTCTGATATTGGATAAGACAGCAGTTTCTATCCAACAAACGGTTCATccaaaacacaacaaataaaaaaaagaattgacCATCTGCAGTGAAAATAATACAAGAAATATCTTTTACTTGATTATTATCTTGCATTTAAGTGATTTTTCATCAAAAATCGTGACTttaaatcaaaaatcaaatgGAACCAGTGTTGTTTTAGCATTACTTATACTGTTATAggaaaaactaaatgtttttgtaatgttattctttttttatctACTATATAGATACTGATTTCGTTTAGGTTGTTGACAATTTGATCCAtcaaataaaacttaatataaatgagcaatattGTTTTGGCTAAGGTTACTTTgctacttaaaataaaatgaacattatgtaaaatataaaaatgtaataccaCAGCAGCAGTGTCTATTATCatgaaaaataaactgtaattaaagaaaaaagtaaaaaaaaaaattaaaatactgaATTAcaaaacactacctgacaaaagtcttgtcgcctatataagttttaggaacagcaaataataactggacttctagttgatcatttggtatcagaagtggcttatatgaaagccaaaggcctctatattacgcttattttaccaaaattaaatctgatcatgccttgatttttaattatttaattaggacagtaaggtctgactttgctcagactaAAGTCCTGTCACTGagcagaaataatgtccagtatagaatatgttgtcatgctgcagtggaaacagaatgaatattgtgtctgactccatcatgagcttggaggactgcatccatacatctctgcaatgactcaaatcacttattaataaagtcatctggaatgacaaagaaagcgttcttgcaggactcccagagttcatcaagactctttggattcatcttcaatgccttctccatctttccccagacatgctcaataatgttcatgtctggtgactgggctggccaatcctggagcttcTTGACCAACtctgcttttaggaactttgatgtggaggctgaagtatgagaaggagcgctatcctgctgaaaaatgtgccttcccctgtggtttgtaatgtaatggcagcacaaatgtcttgatacctcaggctgttgatgttgagattcactctgcagatctctcgcacacccccatactgaatgtaaccccaaaccatgatttttccttcaccaaacttgactgatttctaagaatcttgggtccatgcaggttccagtaggtcttctgcagtatttgtggtgattgggatgcagctcaacagatgattcaactGAACAATCGACTTTCTGTCACTtttaaataatcaactagaagttaagttattatttgttgctctcacaactgggattgacgacaagacagGTAGTGTATAACTaggtttgtcaggtagtgtataatttcAGTACAGATCTGTCTCAATTAACattcagaaatatatttaaaaactttattagttAAACTGTTAttctatttaaatatgttttaaaataaatcacaataaatagctggtttcttttattctttcaaTAAATTGTTATTGGTcaaaatgtttttacagtattaacTATAACTATAACATAAACAAAACTGTGAACAAATTTTCAGCATTATAGTGTGTTGAATTAATAAACGGTGTATACCTTCAGTGCAATGTTTACCTTTTGTCAAACGCATAAACGCAATTGCATTCTATTATTTAGTGAATAATTATCATCAGAACAAATGTGTGCACTCTAAATGTCAACGACGGCTATTATCGTGACCATTATCTCCCAGAAAATTGCACACGCAATAGCTGAAGAGTATTTAAAAGGCTTTTATGCAAGgcctttaataaaataacaatttagtGGTTTTAAAAGGAGTATTTCTCACCTCTGACATTCAAGCCATTATCGCAGGCAAACTGTGCAAAAGGAGACATGTAATTGGGGTCGTATGCTAGAACATGGGCCTGTTCAGCAATACTCTTGGCTGTTTGCTGGATGCTTTCATAGTTGGTATTCTGAAAGCAGATTGCACGATTCGTATTAATGTCACTGGAGGACAAAAAGGTGCACAGAAGTGTTATACATAGATGCTCTGGTACCTTAAGCTTTTTGAGTTCTTGTAAAATCATGTAGTCTGGCATGTTGTCAAAGAGACCATCTGTAGCTGTGAGGATAATGTCACCCAACTGCACATCGAAGGATGAGCTATCTGCAGCGTCAGGGCTGTGGGAAAGCAGAAAATCacaaaaatatgactttaaatgCAAGAAAACTTGGTTATCAGAAAACTAGCAGTTTTATGTCTGTGAGATGAAAATATAATTAACAATTACCCGACCCTGATagatgttttccttttttttcatacagttgaagtcagaattattagcccccctgaattattagccccgccgtttattttttttcttccaatttctgtttaactaagagatttctttcaacacatttctaaacataatagttttagtaactcatttctaataactgatttattttatctttgccatgatgacagtaaataatatttgactagaaatttttcaacatacttctatacagcttaaagtgacatttaaaggcttaactaggttaactagccagattagggtaattaagtaagtttttgtataacaattgaccttaaaatgttttttttttaaactgcttttattctagcctaaataaaacaaataaagactttttccagaagaaaaaaatattatcagacatactgtgaaaatttccttgctctgtcaaacataatttgggaaatataaaaaaatggggCTAGTAATTCCCTTTATCTCAGGGGCATGAAACTTtaaatttctgaaaaaaatatcttaaagcaCACTAAAAAACTGTACTTAATTCGCttgttttaaatgtgcatttttaatttatagtttAGGTTCCTTGAAAATGAATAGTAAAAgtgaaaaaacatatttattagtccaaaaaatgtaaaatccattataatttcttaaatattttacatttctgcctGGGTCTAGTGCAcaaatgaaacacacacatgcacgtgtAATTGTCTGGTTTTTTTAGGTTTTGCCACATTAAAATTAACTGTTGTTTTGCAAAAGTAAACAATATCAGACAACACTAtataagacaacaacaaaaataaaaataaattcagaattttgatgtattttaaaacgttaaaaatattaataaatctaGTGAATAAATATCAATTTGTAAGGAAATGTTTTCTAAAGCATCAGGAAATATAACCTGAAAATGAATGGGTATCTATGGATCCCTGCTAGATATATGTGGAAATGacaatttcttttttaaacaataaatctaAACTAAAATGGCGGTTTATATTTTAGGAATAAAATACCAATACCcagaaacattttatatttaatgtaggTCAGAATTTGAGtgatttttaatgtaatgtaaaaaatgtcatttttcattAGCCGATTTATGGCGTAGTTGCGTGTTTGtgtagtaaataaatacatgaagtaCAAAATATCCACACAAACACTGCATAAATGCAAAGTTGAGAAGTGACTGTGAAAAATGCCATGTAGTTTATCATATAAAAATTCATATTTCCCTATGTAATTGATCTGTTTCCTGGGCCGCTATAGGGATAATTTGAAAAGAAACCAAGGTTCATAATCTAAAACCAATGTAATTTCCCTATGAAGGTTTTATCCTGTTAAACTTTCTTTTTAAAAGCATACTGAATGAACAGACTGAGTGCTTAAGAGCATTCACTGACAGCTTAGTGAGCACACTGTTCATATGCACTTCATAGAAACTTACGCTttatctcatttaaaaaaaattcaagagttcccacttagatatgcttggcgtataaagcaggtttggcatgctgtcccgggagagaaccctgagctcggagatacttgagcccagggctcccgcccggtcaataagcatatcaggagatccgagatcaggtaggtctcgagagctccccctttagaaaagggaggaaaaggaggagatggggtggaaggggggattcttccaaatgaagatagagcagtagggagaaaatgatcaatttatagtaaactaggatcactctgattggattattactgattacagatgggCGGCCAGTCGTGCtaaatcatatcacgtgctcctctcaaaattagtttatgaaacttcacaaaaaaaaaaaaaaaaaaaaaaagagagtctCTCAGATAATTGACATGACAGACGATTGACACACTGCATGTAAATCACACTGcaaaagtaagtaaataattaaattgaaaataatgatttaaaatctaaatcaaggTAATGTGTTGATTTGTTTTTAAGACCACAAGCTCTAAAGATACATTAGAAGTTTGCATCACAAGATGCAGTGAATGAATGAGAACCTTCTTCAGGCTTAATAGGTTAAGCAATTATTCAATGTGATAGTCAAGTTTTAATGGTTGACATATCAGAGGCAATATTCAACTTGCTCAGTCTAGACACAGCGTTTTTAAtggcattttattttaaggtgtttaAGGTATTGAtttacctacagttgaagtcagaattaattgatttttttccccaaatgatgtttaacagggcaaggaaattttcacagtatgtctgataatattttttcttctggagaaagtctaatttgttttactttggcctgaataaaagccgtttttaattttttaaaaaccattttaaggtcaaaattattagcccctttaagctatatttttttcaatagtctacagaacaaaccatcgttatacaataacttgcctaattactctaacctgcctatctaacctggttaagcctttaaatgtcactttaagctgtatagaagtgtcttgaaaaatatctagtcaaatattatttactgtcatcatggcaaagataaaataaatcagttattagaaataagttattaaaactattatgtttagaaatgtgctgaaaaaatctgctctcagttaaacagaagttggggaaaaaataaacaggggggctaataattcagggggctaataaatctgacttcaactgtatataagtaatattaattaattacataaacCTACTACATGATTAGGATTAGAATGCGGGTTGATCATAAGGTTAGTTACATTAACTATgcttaattaattgtatttactatAGTTACTAATGTAATTATATAAAGCACATGGAACGTGtttaacaaggacaccttaatataaagtgttaccgatgtGACATCTTAAGAATCCAAAGATCCATCAAAACTATAACAGTAATGCACATTCTCTGCTGACCAAGTTAAAGCGTGTTTGTGTTTAAGTTACAATAGCATTGGCGTTTGCTGACCATATTTAGGAGTTGAGAGGCATAAAAGCAGTTTCAGTCTAAGAAGCTTATATAGCTTGATCCTCATTACAGTATAAAGCACGCGGAAACATGGAGATCAGCTGTGAAGAGTTGCGTTCTGTTCCAGGAAGTCTGTAGCAGACGTTGTGCCCAGTGACTCTATGAATTCGCTGGCTGTGCTTCCCTCTGTCTGCGCCAAGCCCGCCTCAGGTCAGGCAGTGTAAACTTGATACTGAGTTTAAAGAATAATAATCAATTCAGAGTTATCGAGAAGTGGAAACCATTTTAAAGTGGAGCTGGTGTTAAAAGATTTACAGCCACAACTGGAGGATATCTCTGTCCTCAAGTGGACTACCTCTACTAGCTCATTGTCAAATAGAAACCGGCTAATGTCAGGATTTGCAGAGGCCATGCTAAGATTGTCTCTATTAGCTTAGCAGCAGTATCATGTGTCGGAAAAAGATAAAGGTGACCGTATGCTACTCAATGAAGGAGGCCATAAGTGTGGTAAATGTATACTGATTAGGGTTGTGTTTACTAGACTACTCTCTTAGAATTGTTTAATGAATGAACGACTATTACTATTGAGTATTAAACAGATATCTAACAGTGTGGCATGTGTGATATTGACTAAaagaattatattaatattttggggGTAGTATCTTTGTATCTTACCTAGTATTTTAGCTGGTTTGGCCTGCCATGCACAAACATTTAAATCCCGGAAAAATCACTCAAACAATTAATTTGAACTGGCTGATTCATTTTGAAATGAAGCAtgaatgtttatttatgaatGGAGCTGAATCATTTACCAATCTGAtctgttaaaaaaacacacaagaacAAGATcaatcccggatgagcccccaaaTATGACTAcggtttttgtatttatttaattttttgtatatataacacacccacatacatgtttatataatacatgtttataaaattaattacaataattttatacaatttattaattgattttctaatatatatatatatatatatatatatatatatatatatatatatatatatatatatatatactacctaaaagtttggggtcagtatgatttttaaatgttttaagatgcttaccaatgctgcatttatttaatcaaaaatacatgtACTATGAtcacttgatccttcagaaatcactctaatattaattattattattaatacgtcagtgtttcctctaggattttttccagctgtggcagcaggccttttacacagatctacctactacctatggcgttatttcaatgacaaatatcgtgagcgcagtattacaaatCAAGATCGCATCTTTTACacaagcatgcaaatctctttgcttgcacgcccatttcctctgttcgtgcacaaaacttcttgcacgccctcaaatatgcactgctcaagtgcagattttcttgcgtgctcaaataaatgctgctgaagtgcgatttagtgtgtttacTGTATGTAACAAGTGTGTCTCCAACATTGattagattttctaggaatatttatgaatgtctccaattaGACCTACAGAGCTGCATTAATGCATCcctaagtaaagtgaaacggctataaacttcagcaagataaagtcattggaTGCAGAACCATTGAcgtttatctataaagtataattatggaaactgtagcctcacgcatcacacacctgtcagtcagtcagcatgttaccttaaagggttaaaaaaataaagtacagcaatactacgattacagaaaaaccatgtacttatattattattaatggtaataggggaaaaaaagcaataatgacaggcgtaataatttcatttgaaactacatacaacaagaaagcagttatttacaattttaataaatatttaacaatttaactttttttttaacatttaataaatgccatcttgataactaaaataattttcttaaaaaaaaaaaaacatgaaaaaaacaactGACCCCacacttttgactggtagtgtatattattagcccctttgagctatatgttttctattgtctacagaagaaaccacaTTACTTACATACTTGCAGAGTtaaaatcacagaaaaacaaatcaTCGCAACGTCAGATTTTTACCACATCAGTTACACAGTGAGATGCTGCTGTGTTCCAGTGCCCCATTTCTCACCAGGAGGAACTGATAATCCAGTCAAGTTAATAACCAGGCTCTCAGACTGAGGGCCTAATCATGCTCTCATATTGACAGCCAGTGGATTATGTCTCACTCGTGTCTAGGTCGAGGATGCAATGCTGTTGCTTAATCAGATATCGAGAGGAAAAGTCAGACATCTCACCTGTAGGCATCCGGTTTCGAGGTTTGCCGTGCTTTAGAAAAGTCAGTGTTTTAAAATCGCTAAAATGTTGTGTTATACCGTTTCAAGGTGcatgtgtcatttttttttatttagttttttagaacaacagtatctccagccgCTAATGAccatccacatcaaaagctactggtcagcacaACGATTTTGCAAACACTTGAAAATCGAATAGCTTATACACCAACAATAGTTCAGAGAAAAGAAAGATCTTTAAAGATGTCTtatcaaattgtaaataaatcagtgtttttgaaacaaatgaagacggcagaagtaaatgatttagtttaattatttagcctgacatgtttactgctccaaaatattagaaatgtttcctaaaataaaatattctgtatTTAATAGGGGaagaagttgttgttttttgacccagacattaaaaaagaacttattttagagcagaaatCACAATACCAAGAAACCGTGGtatatttatccaaggttatcacactgtcagaatcttatgccCACTCACCTGTCACTGAGCACAGAGCCCTCTGCTTCAGGAGGAGCGATGGACAGCTGGAAAGGCGTGTTGAAGTAATGCTGCTGTTCATCAGATCTGTGCACCACCTCTCCACCTCGAACCACCAGAAATCCTGAGTCTCCCAGGTTGGCTGTGTGGAGCCGGTGACTCTGTCTGTCTAGTACCACGATACATGCTGTACTGCTTCCTAAAGAGAGATAGACAGAGTTGTAAGAAAGCCATCAAATCCTTGGTTCGCATCAACATCAGTTTATTTTGCTGGCTTTAAATCcgcatatgagcaattccagcgtcatcgatgtgacatttgcagaaaaaacttaaaacataaattcagagagaaagtatgttaacattatattaaaacatctggtcatatttttccaaaactactaatcacagagttatgggatcagaaaaaatatcaatctataaacattttttatattttaaatgagcaaattaaACATGCGTTATGAAAATATTAACATTCTTGCGTTTATAAGGAAAAgtcttggttatggatgtgacacctctccgttatggatgtgactgatgtgaaattgacccttcgctaagctccgccctccttagttactgttgctacgcctgtcaagctttcgtgcctggcacgtctattacaatatgcatgtcagacattgccagggatataattagtcatttttggcgaacaggtgaga encodes the following:
- the pptc7a gene encoding protein phosphatase PTC7 homolog; protein product: MLSVLSYGRLVARAVIGGLSQTDSRDYSLVSASFGFGKDFRKGILKKGMCYGDDACFIARHRSADVLGVADGVGGWRDYGVDPSQFSGTLMRTCERLVKEGRFVPSNPVGILTTSYYELLQNKVPLLGSSTACIVVLDRQSHRLHTANLGDSGFLVVRGGEVVHRSDEQQHYFNTPFQLSIAPPEAEGSVLSDSPDAADSSSFDVQLGDIILTATDGLFDNMPDYMILQELKKLKNTNYESIQQTAKSIAEQAHVLAYDPNYMSPFAQFACDNGLNVRGGKPDDITVLLSIVAEYTD